The region TAAAAGCCAATACGGTCAGTGCCTTCTTTCCTTAGCTCGCTTTCTAGATTTACGGCCCTTTATCTTCCAGTTTTCATTTCCGCCTGGATGATTCTGCTCTTGAATCTCTCTAACCTTACGCTTTCTATAACATGAGCAAGTGATTCGTGTTCAATTATGACAAGAGCAAGCTTTCAATTGCCTTAAATACAATAACACTAGCAGTAACTATATTTGCTGCTGGTGCAAGCACTTTATCATTCTTAGTTATAAATAAACTTACAAATGCTGAATTTAGTTCAAAaacaagtaaaataaaaataagaacttCCAGTCAAGTTGTGTAGCACACAACACATGGATTATATCTAACCTGTAAGCGGCTAGAGTGGCATCAGAAATGATCTCCTCTGCAAGGGTTGGCTTCCTCTCCTTCTTAGTCAGCCTAGCCGAAAAGAAATCTGTCGGAGACTGTATAACTGTGCCAACCTGACAGAGTTCCAAAAGAAACTAATGAACCACTCGTATCACAAATGTCGCAAATCGTAAACAGATTAAATAGTCATACATGGAAATACTTGGGAAGTCCCTTTGATTTGAGTTCAGATTTCTTGTAATGCCTCTTGGGATCAATAACACTCCTCAGCTACATAATCACAACGAAACAACACAAGTCAATACTAACCGACAGGTTTAACTAAGAAATCAAAGACATGGGTTGGGAGACCAGCCTTAAGGAGCTGAAAATCCTTCTTCAACTCGGGGGTTATCGTGGGAGCCGGCATGTCAAACCTGTGAAAATATTAAACTCaatcaaaattctaaaaatatgaaaaacagaAGACATTTGTatggaagaaaaaagaaaaaaaattaccaatCCTTGCCGAGAGTATCTTTGGCTTGGGATTTGAGAACTTTGTTGAGCTTGCGAGGATCGGTTGGAGGCACAAATAAGCCGTCGATTAGCTCTGAATTGGATCTCCAGAGTGCACCGGAGCTTTTAGTATTGGACTCTGTTCTAGTATTATTGGAGGAAGACGAAGACGAAAACGGCGGCAACTTTGGCTCCCATGATAATCCAATCACCGGCTTCTTTTCTCCCATTTCGATTCTGAAGTAAAGTAGAAAGATTGAGagaaaattagggttcaaaGGTAGAAAACCTTGTTCCTGGTAATATCAATTGGGTTACAAAACCCTGCTGAGGTAAAccctaattaaataaatactcTGACGCCCATTTCCATCAGCTATTGCTCTTAGTTGAGTTGGTCAAATATCAATTGTTTAaagtaaaattcattttaatcccCAAACTTATTTTTCTATCACATAACttcaaaaaaatcataaaatcaaataaatttttaa is a window of Mercurialis annua linkage group LG2, ddMerAnnu1.2, whole genome shotgun sequence DNA encoding:
- the LOC126669359 gene encoding rRNA-processing protein fcf2-like, giving the protein MGEKKPVIGLSWEPKLPPFSSSSSSNNTRTESNTKSSGALWRSNSELIDGLFVPPTDPRKLNKVLKSQAKDTLGKDWFDMPAPTITPELKKDFQLLKLRSVIDPKRHYKKSELKSKGLPKYFHVGTVIQSPTDFFSARLTKKERKPTLAEEIISDATLAAYRKRKVREIQEQNHPGGNENWKIKGRKSRKRAKERRH